In the genome of Salinigranum halophilum, the window CGACGGCGCTCCCGACGGCCGCGAGGACGAACCCGACCCGCGACGCCCACGTCTCACGTTCTGTCATGAGTCGCGATAGGAGTAGTGGGCCTGATAAGCGCGATGGATTCGACGTGTGTTTCTCTGTAACTATCAGAATGATTTTCCGCACGAAAGTGCCGCGCGGTACCGCACGACACGAGAAGTGTGGGCGACCGTCGCGGTCGACGGCGACGACCCGACCGGGTGCTCAGGCGGTAGTGACGGCGTCGCCGTCGCGGACGACCAGCCCGTACTCCGCGAGGGTCTGGAGGATGCTGAACAGCGAGAGTTTGGGGAGGCCGAGCGCCGCGCCGAGTTCGTCGACGGTCGTCGTGCCCCGGACGAGGAGGTAGAGGTAGACGAGCTTCGCCTGCGGTGAACTGACCGTCTCGGGGAGTGCCATCGGCTCGGCTGTCGGGTAGTCGGGCTGTGGTTCGTCGCCGGGGTCGAGGTGGTGTGACGCCATCATGAGCGGATGTGACGTCCGACAGGTGAATAAAAAGCTATCGTCGTTCCCAGTTCCAGGGAAACACGTCGTTCGAATGACATTCCTCGGAGACGGGACGCGCGTCGCTACGGCGTGATGACGAGCTTGCCGAAGAACGACTCCGCCATCACGTCGACCTGTGCGTCGGCGGCCTCGTCGAGGTCGTACGTCCGTGCGACCTCGATGGCGAGGTCGCCCTCGCCCATGAGATAAGCGACACGCGCGAGCGGCTCCGCCAGTCGCGGCGTGTTGAACATACTCATGAACTGGTAGGAGACGTCTTTGCTGCGGGCGACGCCGTCGTTCGAGAAGCCGACTGCGGGGTCGTTCTCGCCGATACCGACCACCCGCGCGCCCGTCGCGGCGACGTCGGCGTCGAACTGGAGGTAGTCGTCGAGGCGGTGGTCGAGAACGACGTCGACGCCGCCCGTCTCGTCGACGACGCGGTCCGCCAGGTCCTCGCTCGCGTAGTCGAAGACGGCGTCCGCGCCCAGCGCTTCGAGGCGGTCGTGGTACGTCGGTGCGGCCGTCGTGACGACGTGGGCACCGGTCGCCGCGGCGAGCTGGACGGCGGCGTGACCGACACCGCCCGACCCGCCGTGGACGAGGACGGACTCGGCGGGTTCGAGCCCTGCGTGGTCGACGAGGGCCCGCCACGCGGTGACGGCGGCGACGCCCGCACCGCCGGCGGCGACGGGGTCGACGCTCTCGGGGAGGTGTGCGAGGCGGTCCTCGGGGACGGCGGCGTACTCGGCGTACGCGCCGAGGTGGTTCATGCTCAGCCCGGTGCCGACCACGCGGTCGCCAACGGCGTAGTCGTCGACGTACTCCGACACCGCGACCACCTCGCCGGCGACGTCGACGCCGGGAATCATGGGCAGCTGGAACGGTTCGTACGCACCCTCGCGGAAGTAGGTGTCGACGGGGTTGACGCCAGCCCCGGCGACCTCGACGACGACGTCGTGGCCGGTCGCCTTCGGTCTGTCGACCTCGTCTACCTGGAGCACCGATTCGTCGCCGTACTCGTGGAAGCGCACAGCCTGCATACTCGGACGACACGGGTGGAACGGCGATAAAACCGTGAGAAGCGGAAAGCACGTTGTCGAAGGACCTCACTCCACCGGGTGCCGGGTCACGGAAAAACGAGGAGCGCCCAGGGGGGAGAGACGGCTGGGTCAGTCCTCGCGCGATATTTATCACTGACTGACATCAATGTACCGGATGTTATCGCCGAAAATCGTCTCGAAGGAGTACGGCTCACGGCCCGTCACCGCTCACTCCTCGACGAGTTCGTCCTCCAGCGGGTGGGCGTTGGGGTTCTCCACCCGCCTGGAGATGTCGAGGAAGTAGTGTTTGAGGACGTCCCGCCCGATGAGGAGCGGGTGTGACATGTGGCTCCTGTCGACGATGTTTGCGGCGACGGTGTGTTGAGTGCCGCCGATACCGACCACGAGGTCGACGACGGGGCGGGACTGGCTCTTGTCCGCGCTGCCGCTTCGGACCGTCGAGACGGTGTGGATCGGACCGGCACCGATGTCGGCCGCGAGGCTGAGGTCGATGCTCGTCCGCGCGGCCCCGGAGTCGGCCTTGCCGACGACCGTCTGGGTCCCCGCGGTGCCGGAGACGACGACGCGCTCCGTGAGGCCGATGATAGGCGGTTCCTCGAACGTCCTCGGTTCGGGCCGCGGCATGCACGTGGGCGGGGAGTCGTCGAGCGTCGCGGCGAGGTCCTCGACACGGTCGGGGTCGACCTCGACCCCCAGTCGCCGGAGGGCGAGCGCCGCGATGTGCGGGGCTGGACTGATACCCGTCGCCCGATAGAAGCCGCGGAAGCCGGCCGTCGGGTTCACCTCGAGGACGACCCAGCCGTCGTCGCCCTCGATGAGGTCGACGCCGGCGTAGTCGAGGCCGACGACAGCGGACGCCTCGCGGGCGATTTCGACCGCTTCCGGGGGGAGGCGGTCGCTGGCGTCTTCCACCGCGCC includes:
- a CDS encoding helix-turn-helix domain-containing protein, giving the protein MMASHHLDPGDEPQPDYPTAEPMALPETVSSPQAKLVYLYLLVRGTTTVDELGAALGLPKLSLFSILQTLAEYGLVVRDGDAVTTA
- a CDS encoding NADPH:quinone reductase, whose product is MQAVRFHEYGDESVLQVDEVDRPKATGHDVVVEVAGAGVNPVDTYFREGAYEPFQLPMIPGVDVAGEVVAVSEYVDDYAVGDRVVGTGLSMNHLGAYAEYAAVPEDRLAHLPESVDPVAAGGAGVAAVTAWRALVDHAGLEPAESVLVHGGSGGVGHAAVQLAAATGAHVVTTAAPTYHDRLEALGADAVFDYASEDLADRVVDETGGVDVVLDHRLDDYLQFDADVAATGARVVGIGENDPAVGFSNDGVARSKDVSYQFMSMFNTPRLAEPLARVAYLMGEGDLAIEVARTYDLDEAADAQVDVMAESFFGKLVITP
- a CDS encoding RimK family alpha-L-glutamate ligase gives rise to the protein MTSPPRVGVLALHDSKESKAILNAVEALGHDTAWLREENTVVRIDGDTLELEPAVDIVVNRLLLSNTDQPTEELGIARTVAAHRPMLNAPETTAVAAHKMATASLLAREGVPVPKTLLALSGSTLNAHRREFGPEAVYKTAIGTHGGGAWKVETDDVLTAKVGKRRAFLQELVGDRERPRDARVYVVGDQVVGAMFRYAAGEDWRTNVHLGGAVEDASDRLPPEAVEIAREASAVVGLDYAGVDLIEGDDGWVVLEVNPTAGFRGFYRATGISPAPHIAALALRRLGVEVDPDRVEDLAATLDDSPPTCMPRPEPRTFEEPPIIGLTERVVVSGTAGTQTVVGKADSGAARTSIDLSLAADIGAGPIHTVSTVRSGSADKSQSRPVVDLVVGIGGTQHTVAANIVDRSHMSHPLLIGRDVLKHYFLDISRRVENPNAHPLEDELVEE